One genomic segment of Sminthopsis crassicaudata isolate SCR6 chromosome 2, ASM4859323v1, whole genome shotgun sequence includes these proteins:
- the GPR65 gene encoding psychosine receptor, with protein sequence MNKTDCIEEQHHIDHYLFPIIYIFVMVISIPANIGSLCVSCMQVKKKNELGVYLFGLSLSDLLYSSTLPLWIHYTWNEDNWEFSSTLCKMSAFLMYVNFYSSTAFLSCISLDRYLAVVYPLKFPYLRTRRIAFSISLSIWIIEAMFNAIIIWKDETSVELCDTNKNYTLCFDKYPLDKWQSDFNIFRTCTGYMIPLVIIIFCNQKVYQAVKHNQATENHEKKRIVKLLLSITLTFFLCFTPFHAMLLILSIRIYTPNLGKQIFKLYRITVALTSLNCVADPILYCFVSETGRTDIWNIFKFCHPSHKSQRKMTVSMSTKYSMELEIAE encoded by the coding sequence ATGAATAAAACTGACTGTATTGAAGAACAGCACCATATAGACCACTATTTGTTCCccatcatttatatttttgtgatggTCATCAGCATTCCTGCCAATATTGGGTCTCTGTGTGTTTCATGTATgcaagtgaagaagaaaaatgaattaggAGTTTACCTCTTTGGCTTATCACTCTCTGATCTCCTCTATTCATCAACGTTACCCCTCTGGATACATTACACTTGGAATGAAGACAATTGGGAATTTTCTTCTACCCTGTGCAAAATGAGTGCTTTCCTGATGTATGTGAATTTCTACAGTAGCACTGCCTTCCTTTCTTGCATCTCCCTTGATAGATACTTGGCAGTGGTCTATCCTTTGAAATTTCCCTACCTAAGAACAAGAAGAATTGCTTTTTCCATCAGCCTATCAATCTGGATCATAGAAGCAATGTTCAATGCCATCATTATCTGGAAAGACGAAACATCTGTTGAACTCTGTGATACTAATAAGAATTATACTTTGTGTTTTGACAAATACCCCTTGGATAAATGGCAAAGTGACTTCAACATCTTTCGGACATGCACTGGTTATATGATACCCTTGGTTATAATTATATTTTGCAACCAAAAAGTCTACCAAGCAGTAAAGCATAATCAAGCTACAGAGAATCATGAAAAGAAGAGGATCGTCAAGTTGCTTTTAAGTATCACACTCACTTTTTTCTTGTGCTTTACCCCATTTCATGCTATGTTGCTGATTCTAAGTATTAGAATATACACCCCAAACTTAGGCAAGCAGATATTTAAACTTTATAGAATCACTGTTGCCCTGACGAGTTTAAATTGTGTGGCAGATCCAATTTTATACTGTTTTGTAAGTGAGACAGGAAGAACAGATATATGGAACATATTCAAATTCTGCCATCCATCAcataaatctcaaagaaaaatgacagTCTCTATGTCTACAAAATACAGTATGGAATTAGAAATAGCAGAATaa